The region AGTGGGAGCAAGTTCCAGAGGGCAGGCTTCTTTAAGTACGGGCGTAAGAACGACTATATCGCAATCCAAAGCGAGTCTGGATTGAGGATTTGCGGTCAATCCTACCAGCTTGGCTCCTATACTCTTGATCGTCGGAAGAAGATTCAAAAGTTCTTCGCTTTCTCCGCTTTTTCCGATAGCGATCACTACGTCCGACGGCGCAAGAATTCCCGCGTCCCCGTGGGCGGCGTCGGATGGATGCATGAAATAGGCCGGCGTCCCGGTGGACGAAAGTGTGGATGCGATTTTTTTTCCCACGTCTCCGGATTTACCGACTCCGGTTACGATAACTTTACCGGGGGAGGAAAAGATGAGTCGTATCGCCTTTTCCACGTTCGGATCCAAGTTCTGACGAAAATGAACGATAGCTTCTATTTCCGTATCCAATGCTTTTTTGACTTTTTCTAATATATCACTCAACTCTAGTTCTCCTCCGCGGTTTCCAAAAGCTCGGAATTCAGATCCAGGTAGATCGCAGTATCAATTCCGGAGAGCGAAACCTTGACCGAAGCTTTATTTCCTTTTCTGACCACTTGGGCCCTTCTTCCTTTAAATCTTCCCGCGGTTATCAAAACCTTTTTTCCCGGTTGTAGGGAGTTTTCTTTTTCGATTCGGATCCTGTCCGGATATTCGTCCACTAAATCCCGGATAAAATCCATATCCTCTTCCGGAATCGCATGAGGTGCCCCGGAAACGGAAAGAAAATGATGAGCTCCGGGAGTTTCCAGCACTCTGATTTTTTCGGAGCGGATATCTATCTGAACGAAAACATAGGATGAAAAAACCGGAGCGTGAATCGTTTTGATACGATCGGACCATTGCCTCTTGATAGGAATCAAAGGAAGATAATGGTTCATCCCTCGTTTGGACAATTGTTCCGCCAACTTTTTTTCCGATCGGGAAAATGTGTAAACTGCGTACCAAAGCTTTTGCGGTTTAATCATACGATTCGATGCTGAAAGAAACGGGAATAATTATGATCTTTCCTTCGGGCAGTTGAAATTTCCAGCTAGAAACCGATTTTCTAAAATGAGCTTCGAATAAGGGATACTTACACGGCTTAACGGTTCGTATTTTTCTGGCGATTCCTCCGGGACCAATCTCCAATTCCCAAGTGCAATCCGATTCCAGTCTCTGCTCCACGGCTTCAGGAGGGAAATGAATTTCGTTTTGGAAACGTTGGATTTCGGCCTCCGGGGTCCCGGCCAAGGCTTGGTTCGCCGTTTCGGATTCCCCTTCTCCCTTTTGCTTAGGCAAGAAGAAGGAGATATTGGGAATCTGCCCCTTATTCCATTGAAGCCGTATCATTGCCTCGTTTTCTTCCCTGCCTTTGAACTTCCAAAATAGTCCGAAGCCTAGTAAAAAGTGTATGAGCAAGGATGTCGAGATAGCGGTTTTAAAATCCATGGACTTGGGACCGGAGACTCTTGCAATATTAATGGGCAGCCAGTTCTTTCATAGTTTATTTCCAGACTTAAGAAATAGATCCTTAAAAGTCTTCCTACAGTTTTAATAAGCGGACAGACGATTCTTCGCATTCAAATAACGGGAAAAACTAATATAGTTATTGGAAAACCCGATTCTATCGGAAGGAATTTTTCTTGAAGTGAAACTCGGAATCAGTAGCATTCGACTCCCATGAGAGAGTGGGTATTCTTCAGCGCGGACTCTACGGAAATTGTTTCGATTTTGATCACCTGTTCTTTCGTAGGTTGGATCACGAACTATATTGCCGTCCAGATGATATTCTTTCCTATGGAATTTAAGGGATGGGGAATTCTTGGCTGGCAGGGCGTTATTCCACGGCATTCCAAAAAAATGAGCGGATTGATTGCCGAGGTGCTCACGGACAAGCTAGTTCGTCCCGAGGAATTATATAAAAAAATAGATCCCGCCTTTATTAGCGAATCGATCCGAGACAGGATCGGAGAAAAATCGGAATCCATCGTAAAAGACATCATCGTCGCAGAGAACCCCGACCTATGGTCTATGCTTCCAGCGAGGGCCAAGGATGTTTTACAAAGGGAGATTGCGGAGGAGATTCCGACTAAGATCCGAGAGATTTACGAGGCATTCGGAGAGGATTTGGAATCCGTCTTGGATGTTAAGAATTTGATCCAGGAATCCTTATCCGGAAGGAATGCGAACATTCTTTCTGAGATTTTTCGCAGATGTGGGGGCCCCGAATTCCGATTCATAGTTCGATCGGGGATCTACTTCGGATTCCTGATCGGTTGCATTCAAATTTCCTTATTAACTTATTTAAATCGTTGGTGGACTATGCCTCTTATGGGGGTGTTCGTAGGTTACGTTACGAATTGGCTTGCTATTCTGATGATCTTTTCTCCTTTGCAACCCAAGAGGTTCCTATTCTTCCGATACCAAGGGCTTTTTTTGAAAAGGCAAAAGGACGTTTCGAAGGAATTCGCATCCGTGGTTTCTTCCCGCATCTTGAATCCCGACAATTTGATAAGAATCATCTTCCTTGAAAAAGGCGGAGATCTCATCGTTTCCGAACTTTTAGCTAAATCTAGGGAGTTATTGGATCGAAAATTAAAGGAAAAGGTTCCTTATGCACCTTTGATACTGGGTTCTCAAAAGCTTGAGGAAGTAAAGAATAGGATTTGCGACTCTATCTTGGAATTGGTTCCGGAAGCGGCGGATAAAATGAAAGGCTATATAGAAGAGAGATTGGAGATCGAGAGGGTAGTATTCGAAAAATTGAGCGTATTGCCGGCGGAAGAATTCGAGAATCTTCTTCATTCCGTTTTCAAAGAAGACGAGACGACTCTAATTTTACTCGGCGCGTTGTTAGGTGGGATTGCCGGTGCGATCCAGGCCTATCTGGTCTTTTTCTTATAAAAGATTTAGGTACAGTGAGTTATTAGGGGATACGCATAAAGGTCTAGTTACGAGAAAAGTAGACGATATATCAAAATGATAAGCGAATTTTATCTCCCATTTTAGCTATTACTCTTAGGGTCCAAAATCGAAATGGTATTTGTATGAGAAAGAATCTTCCTGTTACTGGCCGAGAAATTCAATTCGGCGATTCCGCAGTTATTATCTCGAGAACGGATGCAAAAGGTAGAATTACTTATGTGTCCAAAGATTTCGCGGAAATAAGCGGCTATAGCGAAGAAGAGATGATGGGGGAACCCCATAATATAGTTCGTCATCCGGACGTACCGCCGGTCGTATTCAAGGATCTGTGGGATACGATTCAGAGCGGTCGCCCTTGGAACGGTGTTGTAAAGAATCGCGCGAAAAGCGGGGACCATTATTGGGTCGACGCTACCGTAACTCCGGTTTTGGAAAACGGGATCATAACCGGCTATATGTCAGTTCGCAAAAAAGCGGCTCGCAAACATATAGAAACGGCGGAGAAATTATTCTCTTCGTTAAACGGAAAAATGCAGATAGGATTCTATATATCTTCGCTAGCCAAAGCTGTGGCCGCTAAGATTGGGTTCTTTCAACTCGCGCTCTTACATTTGGCTTTTATCTTATTGCCGCTCGGCTTTTTGATTTTGAAATTCTTTTCCATCGATCCGGTTCTTGCGACCGCTTGCCTAATTTTCGTTTCGATAGGTACCGCTTTTCTTTTGAGCTCTCTCATTTCTCAAAGAAGAAGGACACAGGAAGTCACCGAGATAGTAAGAAATGTGGTAAACGGAAATTTTATATTGGATATTCCGAGAACGGAAGGTGTGGACGATCTGGATAAGATTTACTCTAATTTCAGATGTCTTACTATCAGTCTCTGGGGCCTTCTTGTGCAGATGAAGGAAAACTTCTCCCGAAACTTGAGGCTTTATGAGGAGCTTTTCAAATCAGTGAACACATTCCAGACGGGTTCGCAAAAACAGGCCACGTCGGTAGAAGAGACCGCGGCCGCTTCTCATGAATTATCTCGAACGATCGACGAGATCGTTCTTACGATCAGCGAACAGACAAGAAGCTTATCTAATGTGACTAATAGTATCGGAGCGATAGATTCTTCCTTATCCGAGACTTCGATTTCCATGGACGACTTGGAATCTCAGGCCGGCAACGTGGCGGGTAAAGCTTCCGAGGCCGAGAGAACCTTTAACGATGCGATTCGATCCATGGAGGAAATTCGTTCATTCTCTAATCAGATCAATAAGATCGTAGGAATCATTACTAGCATATCCGATCGCACCAATATGCTTGCCTTAAACGCTTCCATAGAATCCGCAAGAGCCGGTGAGGCCGGTAAAGGTTTCTCGGTAGTCGCCGATGAGATTTCGAAATTGGCGGAACAGACCAAGCAAAGCATCAAAGATATAGTTCAATTGGTGAAGAACACTTCCGATTCCGTGGAAGCCGGAGCTGTGAAAGTGAATCAATCGGTGGACCTTTTCAAGAATCTGCAGGACTATATCGAAAAAGTTCATAGTTCTTCCTTTAAAGTGAAGAATCTACTTTCCGAGCAATCCAAGAAATTAGGAGAGATTCGCTCCAACTCGAATCAGGTTTTGGAACTGGGAAAAATGATGACCAATTCTTCGGAAATGCAAAAGGTCGCCGCTAACGAAATTTCAGATTCTATGAGCTTGATATCCAAAAGCGCCGAAGAAATCGCATTGGCCTCGGATACGATTAAGATCTCGGTAGAAGATACCCTCGATCATTCCCAGAAATTTGGAGGAATTCTAAGCCATTTTAAAACCGGATCCTAATTCGGATTCCGGAATAAAAATCCGAACTCGAATTTTTTATCCGGGCATTTCTTAGAAGAAGTTCCTTCCGAAAATGCCGATATATATTTAAGAATGGAGAACCGCTTTCTTCGTCTTGCTTTACTGCTCGCCATCGTCGTTACCTTACTTTCGTATTGGAATCACGGATGGGTGTCTTATTTAAAGGATTTTGTCGTATTAATACATGAGGCCGGTCATGCGATCGCCACTCTGATTTCCGGCGGGTCGGTGCAAACGATAGAGCTCCAAGACGGCGAAGCAGGGCAAACGATCGCATCCCCTATTTCAGGAAAGAGCCCTTTCGTATTCGTGGTCTCCGCCGGTTATTTGGGTTCCTGTTTAGTGGGCGGATTTTTGATCAATCGGGGTTTCAAAGGCAATCTAGTAAGGCCCACTCTTCTTCTTTTGGGCGGTGCGGTTTTACTTCTTACTTTTAAGTACACTTCCCCTGGCGGTCTTGCACAACGTACCGGCTTATTATGGGGAGCCTTTCTTGTGATCGCTTCCTTTTTACCTTTCGGATGGGACCGTTTAATCACGGTCTTTTTAGGAACAAGCGTAAGCTTATATAGTCTTTACGATCTCTTGGATTTCACGGATAATATACAAAATACGGATGCTGGAATTCTTGCGCATTGGGCTACCGGAACTGTGCCTGGAGGGGCGGTTCCCAAATCAGTGGTCTTTCTGGGATATTTGATTGCTCTCCTTTGGTCCTTTTTTAGCGTATCCATCGTATTCTTTTCATTGAAGCGCGCGGTCGTTCCGGTCTCGTCGACTCAATCCGTGTCCGACGATTTCTCTCATGATCTCGGCCTGAACGAAGGGAGTTCCGAATCCCCCTTTCCCGGAGAAGTAACTCCGGAAGTATTGGAGTGGTTCTTGAGTAGAGGTTTGGATTTAAACGGCAAACCGCTTTCCGCAGAATTTACGAATTTAGAGAATAAAGATGGGTAATAGAGTATTAGTCACCGGGGGCGCTGGATTCATCGGTTCGCACCTATGCGAAAGATTGATCCAAGAAGGAAATGAAGTCATCTGTGTGGATAATTTTCATACGGGACGAAAAGAGAATATTCAAAAGCTTTTAAACAACCCTCGCTTCGAACTGATTCGCCACGATATCACCGAACCGATCCGTTTGGAAGTGGATCAGGTTTATAATTTCGCCTGTCCCGCAAGCCCTGTTCATTACCAATCCAACGCGATTAAGACGATTAAGACCAACGTTCTTGGAACCACTAATATGCTCGGACTCGCAAAAAGAGTAAAGGCGAGAATCCTACAGGCGTCCACCAGCGAAGTTTACGGGAACCCGTTGGAACACCCACAAAAGGAAACGTACTGGGGAAATGTAAATCCTATCGGTATCCGTAGTTGTTACGACGAAGGAAAAAGAGTCGCAGAGACTCTGTGCTTCGATTACCACCGAAATCATAAAGTGGATATCCGAGTCATTCGGATCTTCAACACATACGGGCCTAGAATGTTACCGGACGACGGACGAGTCGTAAGTAATTTCGTAGTCCAGGCTTTGGCAGGAAAAGATATCACGGTCTACGGAGACGGATCCCAAACCAGATCATTCTGCTATGTGGACGATCTCGTGGACGGAATCATCCGAATGATGAACACCCAAGACTTTAGCGGGCCTGTTAACTTAGGAAACGACGGGGAGTTCACCGTGAAGGAGTTAGCGGAGTTAGTTTTAAAAGAGACCGGCTCTTCTTCTAAAATCGTCTATAAGACTCTACCTCAGGACGATCCTTCTCGTAGAAAGCCGGACCTGACACTGGCTCGCCAGAAATTGGGCTACGAGCCTAAGGTTCCTTTATTGGAAGGAATCCGGAAAACGGTCGAATACTTCAAAAATCACTTGGATTAATCGTTCGCCGAGAAAATCTGGACCTACTTTTCCCATAATAGGGGATCGAACCGAAAAATAAGTTTCGAGTAGGCATATGAACATCGGAGTATTAAAAGAAGCTAAGGAAGAGACTAGGGTAGCAGTAACTCCCGACGTTGTAGACGCTCTTAAAAAGATCGGAGCTTCCGTTACCGTTGAGAAAGGAGCCGGAGAAGGTTCCTACTTTTCCGACGAAGATTATAAAAAGGCTGGAGCAAGCATCGCTGCCCGAGCCGATGTTCTTAAAAAATCGGATATTCTCGTAAGTATTCATTTAGCGGACGGCGCATCTCTTTCTAAAATCAAGAAAGGCGCAATCTATTTGGGAATGTTCCAACCGGCCAGCAACGCTTCTGTTGTAAAAAAGTTCGCCGGTCAAAAATCCACTTTAGTGAGCTTGGATGCAATCGCTCGTATCACAAGAGCTCAGTCTATGGACGTTCTCTCTTCTCAGGCAACCGTATCCGGTTATAAAGCGGTCCTCTTGGCTGCCACTCACTTGACTCGCTTCTTCCCGATGTTGACTACCGCGGCCGGGACCATTACCCCCGCATCCGTTCTAATCATCGGAGCCGGTGTGGCTGGATTGCAAGCGATTGCGAGTTCCAGAAGGTTAGGAGCCGTCGTAGACGTATTCGATACTCGCCCCGAAGTGAAAGAGCAGGTTCAATCTTTAGGCGCTAAGTTCGTGGAAGTCGAAGGTGCAACCCACTCCGCTGCTGCAGGCGGTTACGCTGTAGAACAAACCGAAGAATACAAAAAACGCCAACAGGAAGCGATCGAAAAATTCGCGGCAAAGGCGGATGTGATCATTACTACCGCTTTGATTCCGGGCAGAAAAGCTCCGATCATCATCACTAAAAAGATCGTGGATAAGATGAAATCCGGATCCGTAGTCGTGGACCTGGCTTCTTCCAACGGAGGAAACTGCGAGTATACCCAACATGGAAAGACCGTCCTTACTAAAAACGGAGTCTCCGTGATCGGACACTTGAATCTTCCGGGATCTCTCCCTTCCGATGCGTCCAGAATGTTCGCTAAAAACGTATTAAACTTTCTTAAACTTCTTATTAAGGATAAGAAAGTGAATCTGGATCTGAACGACGAAATCATCTCCTCGACTACTATTGCCCACGATGGAGAAATTCGTCACAAACTGACTCTGGATGCGTTAGGCTCCAAAGATGGTGGGAAAAAGCCAGCTTCCAAGAAGAAGGCCTAAGCCCCCGAAACAAGCCCCTATTACCCAGCCTCCTAAAATGTCGCTGGGGAAATGATGCAGGGATAGAAGTCTACCTATCCCTGCCATCACACTCACCAATAAGAACCATTCCGGAAAACCGAATAAGAATACCAGTATCAGCGAAGCCGTCATCGAATTGGAGGCGTGCGCCGAAGGAAAGGAGTGTTTCATGTCGGGATTCCCGTCCACTTTCCCGGCAACGGTGACTAGAGGTCTTTTTCTAGAGATCTTCTTTTTTAAGAATAGTACGAATCTATCGTTCGCGTATGCAACGATTCCGGCATAAGGGATCACAATCCACCAAGGATAAGGTAAGAGCCCATTCTTTGCGGCATAAGCCAAATAAGGGATGATAAGAAGAAGCATCATTTCTCCCCGATTGATTCGGGAAAGGATGCGGTTTAGAATCGGACCGTGGATATTTTTGCGTATGAAAGTGGCTACCGCATAATCCGCGCGCTTCAAGAATGAAAGTTTATCCAATTGATTTTATCCGAATAGGGATTTTCGCAGAACGGAAACGAGTTCGTTTCTGGAGACGAGGGATTGTTCTCCGGACACGAGATCCTTGAGTTGAACTTTGTTTTCGGCGGATTCCGATTCTCCTAAAAATATCACGAAACGGTAACCTTTTTTTTCCGCAGTCTGGATCTGTTTTCCTAGTTTCGCCGCCTCTAACATGGTCTCCGCTCCGATCCCTGCCGCCCTTAGCTCGTCCGCAAGTTTTAGTACTTCCGTAAACAAGGACTCGTCCAGAATCGGAACCAATACGGCTTTTTTCTGTTTTAGGTCCGGAATTAAGCCGTGTCCTTCCAGGAAGTTTTTGAAGGTTACATCCCCTAATCCGAAACCGATCCCGGAAAGTTGATCGTTGGAGAATAGTCCGATCAAGTTATCGTATCTTCCTCCGCCGTATAAGGACCTTCTATTTTCCGGATTGGTATCGAAAACTTCGAAGATAGATCCGGTATAATAATCGAACCCTCTGATGATCGAAGGATCGAATTGGATCTGATCCTGGATTCCCAAAGATGCCAGGTCGGAGAATAGTTTTCGTAAGAAAGAAAGAGAATCCGGATCGATGCCTTGGATTTTTTCCACGGTTTCCAGATTACTCTCTAAGTATTCGTATATCAAAGGAAGTTGGGAATCCGGTTTGGAGAGCAAAGGAAGAATTTCCCGCTCGAATTCCTGTTTGTTGATTTTAGCTCTCTTATCCAAGACCTTCGAAACAGCTTGGATTTTTTGCGGAGGGAGGCCGAGGGATTTTCCAAGAAACGAATCCAAAATCCCTCTATGCGAGACCTTGATCTGATAACTTCCCTTGGGAGCTCCGAATTTTTTCAGAATGGAGTCCGCTATCAGGAGAATTTCGACTTCTGCTCGATAAGAATTCACTCCGAATAGATCCACGTTGAGCTGCCAATGCTCTCTGAGACGTCCTTTACCGGGTTGCTCGTATCTCCAGAGATTAGGAATGGAAAACCAACGGATGGGCTTGGCCAGGTTGCGAACTTGACCGGCTACCATTCTTGCGAGAGTGGGAGTCATCTCGGGACGGATGGCCACGTGCCTTTCTCCCTTATCTACGAAATCGTAAAGTTGTCTCTGTACGATTTCCTCTCCGCTCTTGGCTTGGTATAATTCGAAGGATTCCAGGATGGGGCCGTCGTATTCCTGGTATCCGAAGGACTGAACAACCTCGCGCATCACGGAAAACATCCATGAGCGCAGGGCCATTTCGTCGGGATAAAAGTCTCTAGTCCCCTTGTAAGGGGTTGTAGGTAAAAAGGATTTCTGTTTTTCCAAGCCTGTTAGACGCTCTTAATGAAGCTTAAATTCTTCTTTAATAGAGTCATATTCGCCTTGGCATCGTTGGAGCCAACTATTTCTGCACCGACCAGGTAAATTTCCCCGATTTGAGAAATATGTCGGATTTTGAATGCGAATCGCAACGGGGCTTGCATCTTGAAAGTCAGGTCCGCCGTAAAAAACGGTTTATGCAAAAAGGATTCCACCAACTGGGATTCTGTGACTTCGAGTAGTATGCCGCCTTCGGAAGCATTCACTACGTTTTGTCGAACGTCCAAATCTAGCGTGTTGGAATCTTCTATCCTTTCGTTGAAAATATCCTCGAGTTCCTTGAACTTTTTAAGAATTTCCGGATCGAGTTGCTTGTCTTTGGTTTCCGCATAACCTAATGCTAAAAGTTTTGGGCCGAGAGGATCCCGATAGTAGATCGGATAGACTGCAAAAGCTTGGATTTTTCCCAATCTGTAAGCCTTCATGCGATCTTCCAAAAGCAATTCCTCGTCGAGTTCTTTCCGAAGATCCATCAGATCGAACCCAGGCGCTTCTTCTTTGGAGAGGGATTCGAGAGTGATCGCATCTTTTACGAAAATGGCTTTTCCGGATCTCTTGGATAATTCCTGCTCCGGATTCAATTCTTTGCCTGTAGGAAAAACGAGCCTTGAAAAAGGATAATCGGCGAGAATATTGCGATGCAAATCCGTGAGAAGGATTTGCCCGGAGGTCCCGAGTACCTTCGTGGAGTCCTGATCTTTTTTCAAAGTATGAAAACGGTGTGCGACTACTTTGCCTGCTAATCCTTCCACTCTCGGCAGAATTCTTCCGTCCTTAGCAATACGAATATATTCGGGAACACAGATTACGACTCCGTCGTCATGATTGACGGACTGGACTCTGAATCCGATCTCCATATGTTTGCTAAGGGTCTTGTATACCGTGATTTCCCCTTCTTCGTTCACGTATTCCGGATCGATTCTGAGATGAATCTTACCGTCCGAAGCCGTTTGAAGAATCTGTAATTCCTGCTTCAGGGGATTCTCTTTAAGAAAGAGTCCATTGTTGTGTACGTACTCCTTCAGAATATACTCTATCTTTTGAGGGTCGCGGATCGTGTCCCAAACCCTTGGCGATTGTAGGAAGGATTTATATTCGACTTCCATTTAGACTCCTTATAACTTCCGGAAATCGACCCTCCTGTTTTTCGCCCTTCCTTCTTCGGTGGCGTTATCCTCTTCGGGTCGTGAATACCAATACGCTCTAACTTTCAATCGAGCGGACTGGATTCCTTTACTCTGAATATATTCGTAAACTTTCCGAGCTCTGTTCCCGCTTAAGCGAGTGTTATATTCTTTGGAGGCAATATTGTCGGTATGGCCCCCGATCTCTATTTTATCGGACGGATTCTTTTTCAGATACTCCACAATGCGATCGAGTTGTTGACGATGAGATTCCGTAACGTCGGTCTTATTGAATTCGAAATAGAGTTTTGTACCTAGAACAACCGGCACGTCCGATTCTTTTCTCAAAGAAATCGAAATTGTGGAACCCGGTTTCATATCTTTCCTGATTATGTTCACACTTTCGGAAATATATTTCTCCGCTTTTGCAAAAAGTTCGAAGTCCGTATCTGGCACTATAGAGATATGGAAATTTTTTGACGAACTGTCGAATTTGAGAATTTCTCCCTGTCTATTTTTAGGTGTAAACATTGTAACGCTCGCTCCATCGATCGGAGCTTTTGTGAGCGCGTCGATCACTACCACATTCAAACCCTTTCCTTGGGTATCGATTCCGCTCGTGATTTTCCCCTTCTCCTCATCCTTAATGGGCAGAAGCACATAAGTCTTATAGATCTTCTTATTGCGT is a window of Leptospira wolffii serovar Khorat str. Khorat-H2 DNA encoding:
- a CDS encoding Re/Si-specific NAD(P)(+) transhydrogenase subunit alpha, which translates into the protein MNIGVLKEAKEETRVAVTPDVVDALKKIGASVTVEKGAGEGSYFSDEDYKKAGASIAARADVLKKSDILVSIHLADGASLSKIKKGAIYLGMFQPASNASVVKKFAGQKSTLVSLDAIARITRAQSMDVLSSQATVSGYKAVLLAATHLTRFFPMLTTAAGTITPASVLIIGAGVAGLQAIASSRRLGAVVDVFDTRPEVKEQVQSLGAKFVEVEGATHSAAAGGYAVEQTEEYKKRQQEAIEKFAAKADVIITTALIPGRKAPIIITKKIVDKMKSGSVVVDLASSNGGNCEYTQHGKTVLTKNGVSVIGHLNLPGSLPSDASRMFAKNVLNFLKLLIKDKKVNLDLNDEIISSTTIAHDGEIRHKLTLDALGSKDGGKKPASKKKA
- a CDS encoding DUF445 domain-containing protein, with the protein product MREWVFFSADSTEIVSILITCSFVGWITNYIAVQMIFFPMEFKGWGILGWQGVIPRHSKKMSGLIAEVLTDKLVRPEELYKKIDPAFISESIRDRIGEKSESIVKDIIVAENPDLWSMLPARAKDVLQREIAEEIPTKIREIYEAFGEDLESVLDVKNLIQESLSGRNANILSEIFRRCGGPEFRFIVRSGIYFGFLIGCIQISLLTYLNRWWTMPLMGVFVGYVTNWLAILMIFSPLQPKRFLFFRYQGLFLKRQKDVSKEFASVVSSRILNPDNLIRIIFLEKGGDLIVSELLAKSRELLDRKLKEKVPYAPLILGSQKLEEVKNRICDSILELVPEAADKMKGYIEERLEIERVVFEKLSVLPAEEFENLLHSVFKEDETTLILLGALLGGIAGAIQAYLVFFL
- a CDS encoding M50 family metallopeptidase, producing MENRFLRLALLLAIVVTLLSYWNHGWVSYLKDFVVLIHEAGHAIATLISGGSVQTIELQDGEAGQTIASPISGKSPFVFVVSAGYLGSCLVGGFLINRGFKGNLVRPTLLLLGGAVLLLTFKYTSPGGLAQRTGLLWGAFLVIASFLPFGWDRLITVFLGTSVSLYSLYDLLDFTDNIQNTDAGILAHWATGTVPGGAVPKSVVFLGYLIALLWSFFSVSIVFFSLKRAVVPVSSTQSVSDDFSHDLGLNEGSSESPFPGEVTPEVLEWFLSRGLDLNGKPLSAEFTNLENKDG
- a CDS encoding DUF1577 domain-containing protein, which produces MEVEYKSFLQSPRVWDTIRDPQKIEYILKEYVHNNGLFLKENPLKQELQILQTASDGKIHLRIDPEYVNEEGEITVYKTLSKHMEIGFRVQSVNHDDGVVICVPEYIRIAKDGRILPRVEGLAGKVVAHRFHTLKKDQDSTKVLGTSGQILLTDLHRNILADYPFSRLVFPTGKELNPEQELSKRSGKAIFVKDAITLESLSKEEAPGFDLMDLRKELDEELLLEDRMKAYRLGKIQAFAVYPIYYRDPLGPKLLALGYAETKDKQLDPEILKKFKELEDIFNERIEDSNTLDLDVRQNVVNASEGGILLEVTESQLVESFLHKPFFTADLTFKMQAPLRFAFKIRHISQIGEIYLVGAEIVGSNDAKANMTLLKKNLSFIKSV
- the hisS gene encoding histidine--tRNA ligase; its protein translation is MEKQKSFLPTTPYKGTRDFYPDEMALRSWMFSVMREVVQSFGYQEYDGPILESFELYQAKSGEEIVQRQLYDFVDKGERHVAIRPEMTPTLARMVAGQVRNLAKPIRWFSIPNLWRYEQPGKGRLREHWQLNVDLFGVNSYRAEVEILLIADSILKKFGAPKGSYQIKVSHRGILDSFLGKSLGLPPQKIQAVSKVLDKRAKINKQEFEREILPLLSKPDSQLPLIYEYLESNLETVEKIQGIDPDSLSFLRKLFSDLASLGIQDQIQFDPSIIRGFDYYTGSIFEVFDTNPENRRSLYGGGRYDNLIGLFSNDQLSGIGFGLGDVTFKNFLEGHGLIPDLKQKKAVLVPILDESLFTEVLKLADELRAAGIGAETMLEAAKLGKQIQTAEKKGYRFVIFLGESESAENKVQLKDLVSGEQSLVSRNELVSVLRKSLFG
- a CDS encoding methyl-accepting chemotaxis protein produces the protein MRKNLPVTGREIQFGDSAVIISRTDAKGRITYVSKDFAEISGYSEEEMMGEPHNIVRHPDVPPVVFKDLWDTIQSGRPWNGVVKNRAKSGDHYWVDATVTPVLENGIITGYMSVRKKAARKHIETAEKLFSSLNGKMQIGFYISSLAKAVAAKIGFFQLALLHLAFILLPLGFLILKFFSIDPVLATACLIFVSIGTAFLLSSLISQRRRTQEVTEIVRNVVNGNFILDIPRTEGVDDLDKIYSNFRCLTISLWGLLVQMKENFSRNLRLYEELFKSVNTFQTGSQKQATSVEETAAASHELSRTIDEIVLTISEQTRSLSNVTNSIGAIDSSLSETSISMDDLESQAGNVAGKASEAERTFNDAIRSMEEIRSFSNQINKIVGIITSISDRTNMLALNASIESARAGEAGKGFSVVADEISKLAEQTKQSIKDIVQLVKNTSDSVEAGAVKVNQSVDLFKNLQDYIEKVHSSSFKVKNLLSEQSKKLGEIRSNSNQVLELGKMMTNSSEMQKVAANEISDSMSLISKSAEEIALASDTIKISVEDTLDHSQKFGGILSHFKTGS
- a CDS encoding UpxY family transcription antiterminator, whose product is MIKPQKLWYAVYTFSRSEKKLAEQLSKRGMNHYLPLIPIKRQWSDRIKTIHAPVFSSYVFVQIDIRSEKIRVLETPGAHHFLSVSGAPHAIPEEDMDFIRDLVDEYPDRIRIEKENSLQPGKKVLITAGRFKGRRAQVVRKGNKASVKVSLSGIDTAIYLDLNSELLETAEEN
- a CDS encoding phosphatase PAP2 family protein, with the protein product MDKLSFLKRADYAVATFIRKNIHGPILNRILSRINRGEMMLLLIIPYLAYAAKNGLLPYPWWIVIPYAGIVAYANDRFVLFLKKKISRKRPLVTVAGKVDGNPDMKHSFPSAHASNSMTASLILVFLFGFPEWFLLVSVMAGIGRLLSLHHFPSDILGGWVIGACFGGLGLLLGSWLFPTIFGA
- a CDS encoding UDP-glucuronic acid decarboxylase family protein, coding for MGNRVLVTGGAGFIGSHLCERLIQEGNEVICVDNFHTGRKENIQKLLNNPRFELIRHDITEPIRLEVDQVYNFACPASPVHYQSNAIKTIKTNVLGTTNMLGLAKRVKARILQASTSEVYGNPLEHPQKETYWGNVNPIGIRSCYDEGKRVAETLCFDYHRNHKVDIRVIRIFNTYGPRMLPDDGRVVSNFVVQALAGKDITVYGDGSQTRSFCYVDDLVDGIIRMMNTQDFSGPVNLGNDGEFTVKELAELVLKETGSSSKIVYKTLPQDDPSRRKPDLTLARQKLGYEPKVPLLEGIRKTVEYFKNHLD
- a CDS encoding LIC_10042 family TonB-like protein, which encodes MDFKTAISTSLLIHFLLGFGLFWKFKGREENEAMIRLQWNKGQIPNISFFLPKQKGEGESETANQALAGTPEAEIQRFQNEIHFPPEAVEQRLESDCTWELEIGPGGIARKIRTVKPCKYPLFEAHFRKSVSSWKFQLPEGKIIIIPVSFSIESYD